The following are from one region of the bacterium genome:
- the obgE gene encoding GTPase ObgE, which yields MKSQFLDEIKIVVEAGSGGNGCVSTRREKYVPFGGPDGGDGGKGGDVILLTSPHYNTLLHLSKKRHYKGTRGGHGKGKKKHGKDGKPCIIPIPIGTQVFIEKEKICDLIKEKEEFVVAKGGRGGKGNASLKRIDFGLCGEKGEIKEIILKLILLADVGIIGFPNSGKSTLISRISSSHPKIAPYPFTTIVPNLGVVYGEEFFSFTVADIPGIIKDAHKGKGLGNRFLRHLERTRILIHLLDGCDSSLQRFSELNNEIALYDESILKKPQIVVLNKIDTKEAQENFIKIKEIIPNIIPISAKTGENISCLIIETTKKLAQLEQIKM from the coding sequence CGAGATAAAAATAGTAGTTGAGGCAGGCTCTGGCGGGAATGGATGTGTAAGCACAAGAAGGGAAAAATATGTTCCCTTTGGTGGTCCAGATGGCGGCGACGGAGGAAAGGGTGGAGATGTAATCCTCCTGACAAGCCCACATTATAACACCCTCCTTCATCTTTCAAAGAAAAGGCATTACAAGGGAACAAGGGGTGGACATGGAAAGGGAAAAAAGAAGCATGGAAAGGACGGTAAACCCTGCATAATCCCAATTCCAATAGGAACACAGGTATTTATTGAGAAAGAGAAAATCTGTGATCTTATAAAAGAAAAAGAAGAATTTGTAGTAGCAAAGGGAGGAAGGGGTGGAAAGGGAAATGCAAGCCTAAAAAGGATAGATTTTGGCCTTTGTGGAGAAAAGGGTGAGATAAAGGAGATAATTCTAAAGCTTATCCTTTTGGCAGATGTTGGAATTATAGGCTTTCCAAACTCAGGAAAATCAACCCTTATTTCTCGTATATCATCCTCTCATCCAAAGATTGCACCATATCCATTTACAACCATTGTTCCAAACCTTGGTGTAGTATATGGTGAAGAATTTTTCTCCTTTACTGTTGCTGATATTCCAGGGATTATAAAGGATGCCCATAAGGGAAAGGGATTAGGGAATAGGTTTTTAAGACACCTTGAGAGAACAAGGATTCTTATTCACCTATTGGATGGATGTGATTCTTCCCTACAAAGATTTTCCGAATTGAATAATGAAATTGCCCTTTATGATGAAAGCATTTTAAAAAAGCCCCAGATTGTTGTCTTAAATAAGATAGACACCAAAGAGGCACAAGAAAATTTTATAAAAATAAAAGAAATAATTCCCAATATTATTCCAATATCAGCAAAAACAGGAGAAAATATTAGCTGCTTGATTATAGAAACAACAAAAAAATTAGCCCAACTTGAGCAAATTAAAATGTAA